The sequence TCAACCGACTGGCCAAGAAAAAAGAGGAACGGACATGCGTTACACTTTAGCCCAGAAAATTTTGCAACGGGGCAGCCGGGAGCCTATCGGAGAGGCCGGCAGCATCGCCCGCTGCGCCGTGTCCCTGGTGCTTGCCAACGACATCACCGCGCCGCTGGCCATCAAGTCCTTCCGGGGCATGGGTGCGCGCAAGGTCTTTGACAAAGACCGCGTGGCCCTGGTCATGGACCACTTCACGCCGCAAAAGGACATCGCTTCGGCCGAGCAGGTCAAGGGCGTGCGCCAGTTCGCCCGCGAGATGGGCATCACGCACTACTACGAGGGCGGCGATTGCGGCGTGGAACATGCTCTGTTGCCTGAGTTGGGCTTGGTCGGCCCCGGCGATATCGTGGTCGGCGCGGACAGCCACACCTGCACCTACGGCGGGCTGGGCGCTTTCGCCACTGGCATGGGCTCCACGGATATCGCCGCGGCCATGGCCCTTGGCGAGAACTGGTTCAAGGTGCCGCCCACCATCCGCGTGGAGTTCTCGGGCAAGCTGCCGAAAAACGTCGGAGCCAAGGACCTCATCCTGTTCCTTATCGGCCAGATCGGCGTGGCCGGCGCGCTGTACAAGGCCCTGGAATTCGGGGGGCAGGTCATTGCCGACCTGGACGTGGAAGGCCGCCTGACCATGGCCAACATGGCCATCGAGGCCGGTGGCAAGGCTGGGCTCTTCCCTGCCGACGACAAGACTCTGGCCTATTGCATGGAACACGGGCGCGGCGCGGCCGAGAGCATCTTCCCCGATCCCGGCGCGGAGTACGAGCGCGTGCTCAAGTACGACGTGTCCGCCATGGCTCCGCAGGTGGCCTGTCCGCACCTGCCCGAGAATG comes from Desulfocurvibacter africanus subsp. africanus DSM 2603 and encodes:
- the leuC gene encoding 3-isopropylmalate dehydratase large subunit, yielding MRYTLAQKILQRGSREPIGEAGSIARCAVSLVLANDITAPLAIKSFRGMGARKVFDKDRVALVMDHFTPQKDIASAEQVKGVRQFAREMGITHYYEGGDCGVEHALLPELGLVGPGDIVVGADSHTCTYGGLGAFATGMGSTDIAAAMALGENWFKVPPTIRVEFSGKLPKNVGAKDLILFLIGQIGVAGALYKALEFGGQVIADLDVEGRLTMANMAIEAGGKAGLFPADDKTLAYCMEHGRGAAESIFPDPGAEYERVLKYDVSAMAPQVACPHLPENVKPVGEVKNVSVDQVVIGSCTNGRISDMREAAAVLKGRKVAKGVRCIIIPATPAIWRQSMDEGLFQVFMDAGAIVSPPTCGPCLGGHMGILAGGERAIATTNRNFKGRMGSLESEVYLANPSVAAASAVTGVITNPSDL